The following is a genomic window from Sporosarcina jeotgali.
CCCTGAACCATCGGAGAACTTTGCAGCACAATACCAACATGCCTTCTAACAGAAACTGGGGACTTTTCTTCAATTCGCTTTCCATCTATGTAAATTTTACCTTCTGTCGGACTAATAAGACCGTTGCATAACTTTAACAATGTCGTTTTTCCTGCTCCTGAAGGTCCGATTAATGCTGTGATTTTACCAGCAGGAAATTGACCGCTCACATCTTTAATAATGTCGGTATGATTGACACCATAACTTACATGATTTAACTCAAGAGCGATTGGTGAAGGTGGAATACTTCGCTTTTCTTGACTCATATGATTCAACTCCTAACGTATTGAATTGCCTATTCTTACACAACCTGATTCTTCCGATTTATTCCATCCAATGACCTATTGTAATTTTACCATTTCGATCAATAATCAAACCATACCATATCTTGTTCTCTAAGGAGGTCACACGATGTACATCTCGTTCATACACAAAAAAAGACGGGTTACCCCGCCGGTTCTCATTGCAAGCAGTTTTTTAGTTACGATAGTCATCGGGACCTTGCTGCTTAAACTTCCTTTTGCAACAACCATTCCAATCACTTGGACAAATGCGCTGTTTACTGCCACATCCGCGACAACGGTTACAGGATTAAGTGTATTTGATGTGGGTTCTACTCTTACGCTATTCGGCGAAATAGTACTTCTAGCTCTCATCCAAATAGGCGGCGTTGGATTAATGGCTTTCGCGGTTGCACTTTTAATGGTTCTTGGACGAAAAGTGGGGATGAAAAACCGGATATTTCTTCAAGAATCATTCAGTCAGCAATCGCTCGGAGGAACGGTTAAATTTTTGAGAAGCATTCTGGCATTCGTATTCGTAACAGAAGGTATCGCATTTATTTTATTATCATTTTTTTGGATCCCAGAGTTCGGTTTGAAACATGGTCTTTACTATAGTCTATTTCATGTCATTTCCGCTTTTAACAATGCGGGATTCTCTTTATTTCCTGATAACTTAATGGGATTTGCGGGCAGTCTACCTGTAACGCTCATTTTATCTTCACTTTTCATCATCGGGGGACTTGGTTTTACAGTAGTCATGGAGGTTATCGCAAAACGCTCTCCAAAACAATGGTCTCTTCATACGAAAATGATGCTGGCCGGAACACTCACGGTTAACCTGATCGCTGCATTTTTGCTGTTCGCGTTGGAATATCACAACACGAAAACTATCGGCAGCATGTCTTTCGGGGACAAAGTGCTGACCTCCT
Proteins encoded in this region:
- a CDS encoding TrkH family potassium uptake protein is translated as MYISFIHKKRRVTPPVLIASSFLVTIVIGTLLLKLPFATTIPITWTNALFTATSATTVTGLSVFDVGSTLTLFGEIVLLALIQIGGVGLMAFAVALLMVLGRKVGMKNRIFLQESFSQQSLGGTVKFLRSILAFVFVTEGIAFILLSFFWIPEFGLKHGLYYSLFHVISAFNNAGFSLFPDNLMGFAGSLPVTLILSSLFIIGGLGFTVVMEVIAKRSPKQWSLHTKMMLAGTLTVNLIAAFLLFALEYHNTKTIGSMSFGDKVLTSYFQAVTPRTAGFNMVSIGDMESSSLLLTLLLMFIGGGSASTASGIKLTTFIVIVVATLAYFRGMTEPHLFKRTIKSEIIFRSLAIAAVSSMLVFTAFFLLTVTEKMPFIDLLMETVSAFGTVGLSVGITGDLSPVGEWIICGVMFLGRIGPLTLFFMLIRPKKETFKYSYDRVHTG